One segment of Anaerolineales bacterium DNA contains the following:
- a CDS encoding iron-sulfur cluster assembly accessory protein has product MIGVTESARRKILDLQLARGLPEALLRVGIRGRGPDGFLYTLAFATPDAEQPDDTRIPVDGLTLLVDAESMDYVLGASIDFVDTPDESGFRVDNPNPLWRDPTSLAIQSVIDTKLNPALASHGGFVQLLQVDRGTAYVALGGGCQGCGLVDVTLKQGIEVMIRQEVPAIEQVVDTTDHAGGTNPYYRPSKSGQSPLARS; this is encoded by the coding sequence ATGATCGGGGTGACGGAGTCGGCACGGCGGAAGATCCTTGACCTTCAGCTAGCTCGCGGGCTGCCCGAAGCCTTGCTGCGGGTTGGGATTCGCGGCCGCGGCCCGGATGGATTCTTATACACACTGGCGTTCGCCACCCCCGATGCCGAGCAGCCAGACGACACGCGGATTCCGGTGGACGGCCTGACCCTGCTTGTCGACGCTGAGAGCATGGACTACGTGCTGGGGGCCAGCATCGACTTCGTAGACACCCCCGACGAGTCGGGCTTCCGCGTCGACAATCCCAATCCGCTGTGGCGCGATCCGACCTCGCTGGCGATCCAGAGCGTGATCGACACCAAGCTCAACCCCGCCCTGGCGTCGCACGGCGGATTCGTCCAACTGCTGCAGGTCGACCGCGGCACAGCCTACGTCGCCCTTGGCGGCGGGTGTCAAGGCTGCGGCCTGGTCGACGTGACGCTGAAGCAGGGGATCGAGGTCATGATCCGCCAGGAAGTGCCGGCGATTGAGCAAGTGGTGGATACGACGGATCATGCCGGGGGGACGAACCCCTACTACCGCCCCTCCAAGTCCGGACAATCGCCTCTGGCCAGAAGCTGA
- a CDS encoding ATP-grasp domain-containing protein: MLLLVTTRTYRAGAFLRAAERLGLPVVVATDQPLAWSQDQTPGLLSLDFHNVESASSAIAAAAEPSFLSVLAAEDEGLLTAAAASTRLGLVHNSPDSVLVTRDKAQMRQRLDQANLPNPPHWVVPLEADPEEAASQVIFPCVVKPRSLSGSRGVIRADDPASFVAAFRRTARIIRLAGTSDPHGMGETLLVEGYIPGSEHALEGLLTAGRMETLALFDKPDPLEGPYFEETLFVTPSRLSATMQSQVGRTVGAAVGAIGLTHGPLHAEVRVHAGQVWIVEIAARSIGGLCSRALRFEGGRSLEEILLAHAVGLPLPSLALEPVATGVMMIPIPGSGVLRKVHGVQAARGVPGITDVVITLPAGGDMVALPEGASYLGFLFGEADTPLAVETALRAAHRSLRVEYDAAPPV, encoded by the coding sequence GTGCTCCTGCTCGTCACGACCCGGACGTACCGCGCCGGGGCCTTCCTGAGGGCCGCCGAGCGCCTCGGTTTGCCGGTCGTCGTCGCCACCGACCAGCCGCTCGCCTGGTCCCAAGACCAGACCCCGGGACTGCTCTCTCTGGATTTCCATAACGTCGAGTCCGCCTCCAGTGCGATCGCGGCCGCGGCCGAGCCATCCTTCCTGTCCGTGCTTGCCGCCGAAGACGAAGGCTTGTTGACGGCTGCCGCCGCCAGCACCCGGCTGGGCCTGGTACACAACAGTCCCGACTCGGTCTTGGTGACACGCGATAAGGCCCAGATGCGCCAACGATTGGATCAGGCCAACTTGCCCAACCCGCCGCATTGGGTCGTGCCCTTGGAGGCCGACCCGGAGGAGGCCGCAAGTCAGGTGATCTTTCCGTGCGTCGTCAAGCCGCGCAGCCTGTCAGGATCGCGGGGGGTGATCCGAGCGGACGATCCGGCGTCCTTCGTCGCCGCCTTCCGACGCACGGCTCGGATTATCCGCTTGGCAGGCACATCGGATCCCCATGGCATGGGGGAGACGCTGCTCGTCGAAGGCTATATCCCCGGGAGTGAACACGCCCTAGAGGGGCTGCTTACGGCTGGACGAATGGAGACCCTGGCGCTGTTCGACAAGCCCGACCCCCTCGAAGGTCCGTACTTTGAGGAGACCCTCTTTGTCACACCTTCGCGGTTGAGTGCAACAATGCAGAGCCAGGTCGGCCGAACCGTGGGCGCGGCGGTGGGTGCCATCGGGTTGACGCATGGCCCTCTCCATGCCGAGGTCAGAGTTCACGCCGGCCAGGTGTGGATCGTGGAGATCGCCGCTCGCTCGATTGGGGGCCTGTGTTCACGGGCACTCCGTTTCGAGGGGGGCAGGTCGCTCGAGGAGATTCTGCTGGCCCACGCCGTCGGCCTACCCCTTCCCAGCCTGGCCCTGGAGCCGGTAGCGACCGGGGTGATGATGATCCCTATTCCAGGCTCCGGTGTTCTGCGCAAGGTTCATGGGGTGCAGGCCGCCAGAGGTGTGCCCGGGATCACGGACGTCGTGATCACCCTCCCCGCAGGTGGGGACATGGTCGCCCTGCCGGAGGGCGCCTCCTACCTGGGATTCCTGTTCGGCGAGGCCGACACGCCGCTGGCGGTGGAAACCGCCCTGCGGGCGGCCCACCGGAGCCTGCGAGTCGAGTACGACGCTGCTCCCCCCGTCTGA